In Gopherus flavomarginatus isolate rGopFla2 chromosome 1, rGopFla2.mat.asm, whole genome shotgun sequence, a single genomic region encodes these proteins:
- the TNFRSF13C gene encoding tumor necrosis factor receptor superfamily member 13C: MARGSLDRHQDAACSLPQCFDPLIKGCVMCTDLPGHSEEDTTCHTSVTPTSTQAAAPGPGLIFGIPALVGLVLVLAALCGLLTYKMRRRQRRKRRSPDEKPKENLDYVISCESQACKGPKLPEEDNLILATCPHVNGTLKHAGPAGRGDFSKSKPVFQGGTGSDVIELFVPSASNEEHNHGFPLPATELGATVLVTTKTIQNNCLTEDRP; the protein is encoded by the exons ATGGCGCGGGGAAGCTTAGACAGACACCAGGATGCTGCCTGCTCTCTTCCCCAGTGCTTTGACCCCTTGATCAAGGGATGTGTGATGTGCACAGACCTGCCTGGACACTCCGAGGAGGACACAA CATGCCACACCAGCGTAACCCCCACTTCAACCCAAGCAGCAGCACCTGGCCCAGGTTTGATCTTTGGGATCCCTGCTTTAGTGGGGCTAGTTCTGGTCCTGGCTGCACTCTGTGGATTGCTGACCtacaaaatgaggaggaggcagcggaggaagaggaggagcccTGACGAAAAGCCCAAGG aAAACCTGGACTATGTCATTTCCTGTGAAAGCCAGGCCTGTAAGGGACCGAAACTGCCAGAAGAAGATAATCTCATACTGGCCACATGCCCACACGTGAATGGCACCCTGAAGCATGCTGggccagcaggaagaggagaTTTCTCGAAGAGTAAGCCAGTCTTCCaaggtgggacaggaagtgatgTCATTGAACTCTTTGTTCCCTCTGCCAGCAACGAAGAACATAACCATGGCTTTCCACTGCCAGCAACAGAGCTGGGGGCCACTGTCCTGGTGACCACAAAGACCATTCAGAATAACTGCCTCACTGAGGATAGACCATGA